The Gimesia sp. region CGCTGGGGGCGACGCTGTCCGGGGCACCGGGCATGCTGGCCGCCGACCGGGGAGAACTGTGGGAAATTCCCAGTCACGCTGCTTTTACCGATCAGTTTCGGCAGGCCTTTCAGGAACGTGTGGATGAATGGCAGAAAATTTTTCGTAATCTGAAGGTGCCCGTAATGCCTGTTTCTACGTCATTGCCCGCAGGCCAACAGGTGCTTTCTCTGCTGGGACACAGGGCGCGACCCTCATGAAAAACGACGCAACCAGCCTGGACCGGATGCACGACATTGTGCTGCCGGATGCCATTCCCTGGTGGCCACCGGCGCCCGGCTGGTACGTGGTGCTGGCGGCACTTGGAGGGCTGGTGCTGTATCTGTCGTACCGGGGCTGGCGGCACTGGGAGGCCAATCGCTATCGTCGCCTGGCACTGCAGGAACTGGAACAGGCACATTCGATCTTAGAAGTATCTGAACTGTTAAGACGCACGGCGCTGATGATGGTTCCCCGCGGGGAAATCGCAGCGCAGACCGGAGCCGCCTGGCCCGGGTGGCTGGCGGCGCACGCACCTGTCGCGATGGATGAGCAGATTTCCCGGCAATTGACGGTGGGCATTTACGATGGTTCACCGGGTGAGATTGAGGGACTGAAACAGTACGCCGCCAGCTGGATTCAACAACATCGACTTCCCGAACTGCAGCAGAGGGAATCAAGATAAAACATGTTTGCCTTTGCTCATCCCTGGATCTTTACTCTGCTGCCGGTGCCCTGGCTGGTGAGATATTTTCTTCCGGCCCGGGAATCGACTGGGGTCGCGGTGCGGGTCCCCTTCGGAGAGCGACTGACGGCTGTGATGCGGAACCAGGCGCCCGTGACTGCCGCCGTCAGGCAGTCACGGCAATTGGTAGTGCCGGCGCTGATCTGGGGGCTGGTGCTGTGTGGGCTGGCACGTCCGCAATGGATTGAACCGCCTGTGGTGAAAGAGGAGCCGACCCGCGATCTGCTGCTGTTGGTCGATCTGTCGAGTTCGATGGACGAGAAGGATTTTGTCAATCCGGCCGGTAAGGCGATCACACGACTGGAAGCGGTGAAAGAGGTGCTGGGCGATTTCCTGGTCCGCCGTAAGGGAGACCGGGTGGGACTGGTGGTGTTTGGTTCCGCCCCTTATCTGCAGGCGCCTTTTTCGACCGACCTGTCGCTGGTGCGGACACTGCTCGATGAATGCCAGGTGGGGATGGCGGGGCCACAGACTGCCTTTGGGGATGCGATCGGGCTGGGGGTTAACCTGTTTCAGGAGAGCAAGGTTCCCGCCAAAACCATCATTGCGCTGACAGATGGCAACGATACCAAAAGCCAGGTTCCGCCTGTCGAGGCCGCCCGCATCGCTGCTCAGCGGGATATCCGGATTCATACCGTGGCGATAGGGGACCCGACGACCGCCGGTGAAGACAAGCTGGATCAAGAGACTTTGAAAGAAGTGGCCCGCGTGGCCCACGGATCTTATTTCTTTGCCGGCGACCGGAAGCAGTTGGAGCAGATTTACCAGGAACTGGACCAGATCGAAACGCGAGAAGTGAAGACGATCAGTCGTCGTCCGCGGCGGGATCTGTACTATTATTTTCTGCTGGCGGCGCTGTTCCTTTCGTTTCTGGAGAAGACGCTGGTGGTCTTACGTGCCCGCAAGGAGCTTTCTTTGAAACAGACGACAGCGGAAGTGCGGGTGAATCCGACGAGCGGTCAACTGGAGGTGGTGTCATGATGGAGGCCTTAAGCCAGTTGCATTTCATACGACCGGGCTGGTTGTGGCTGCTGCCACTGGTTGGCGGACTGTGGTGGCTCTGGCGTCGGCATACGACGCCGCTGCGGGGCTGGCGCGAACAGATCGCTCCTGAACTTTTGCAGGCCATGACCGTGCGGAATACGACACGCGGGGACTATTCCGCATTGTTATTACTCGTCGGTTGGCTGCTGGCGGTGATTGCGATTGCGGGGCCCACCTGGAAACAGGAACCGAATCCGTTTGCCGACGATGCGGCGCCGTTGATGATTCTGCTCAAAGCGGACAAGAGTATGGATCAGCCAGATCCGCTGCCGTCAGCAATTGAACGGGCTCGATTGAAAGTGGACGATCTGGTTCGAATCCGCCAGGGACAACCGGTGGGGCTGATTGCATACGCGGGGTCGGCGCATCTGGTGCTGCCTCCCACGCGGGATACAACCATTGTGGCTGAGATGGCGGCCCAGATCAGTTCGGAGATCATGCCAGAACCTGGAGATCGGCTCGATCTGGCGTTGCAGAAAGCGGATGAAATTCTGAAGGGGGGCGAAGCCGGAGGAACGGTACTGGTGATCGCAGACAGCGTGACAGACGATGTGTCATTACTGCAGAAGCCACAACAGAAAAGTGGTGCATTTCCGATTCAGTTCCTGGCACTGCGGAATGATGCTTCCCTGCAACGGGCGGCTGAAGCAGTGCAGGCTTCTCTGGTGGAACTGACGCCGGACGATGCCGACGTGATTGCGATCGCGAAAGCGGCCGAGCGGAAGTCAGTGGTGGGAGTGGCAGGTGAAGATCAGCGCTGGGAGGAAATGGGATACTGGCTGGTGCCTTTCCTGGCGGTGATTGTGGCAGCCGGGTTCCGTCGCGAGAAACAGTTCAACGGCAGGGAGGTCCAATGAGAGTCTCCCTGGTGCTGATCGTTGCCTTATCGTGGACGGGCTGGTGGCTGACGCCGGACCAGCGGGGGCAGCGTCTGTTTCGAGACAAACAATATCGGCAGGCGGCGGAAGCGTTTACGGACCCTGAGTGGCAGGGGGCGGCCTGGTACCGGGCGGGAGAGTTCGAACAAGCGGCGCAGGCCTTTGCACGGGGTTCGAGTCCCGATGCGCGGTTTAATGCGGGAAACGCCTGGATGCTGCTGGGAAAATATGAGCAGGCGATTGCGGAATATGAGCGGGCGTTGAAACTGCGTCCCGGTTGGAAAGCAGCGGAGGAGAATCGTGCGTTGGCAGAAGCCCGGGCGAAACTGAGGGAAACGAAAGGGGGCGACCTCGGCGATCAGCAGGAAGGCGCGGACGAAGTGGTGTTCGACCTTAATAAAGAACGCGGGGGACAGGATACGCAAATTGCCGGGGAGCAGGCAGCATCGGATAACGCCGTTCAGGCGATCTGGTTACGACGCGTGCAGACGAACCCGGCTGACTTTCTCCGCTCTAAGTTCGCGTATCAGTCTGCACTGCAGCAGGAAGGAGCAGCGGAATGAGAGTCGCATTGTTTCTGATGCTGTTACTGATGAGCTCGCTGTCGCGGGGACTGATGGCTGCAGAAGTGGAACCGGCGCAGATTCAGATCAAGGAGCAAACCTGGTGGGTGGGGCAGCAGGTTCCCTTTACGGTGCAGTTGCGGGCTCCAGGTTCGTTTTCCGGAGCGGCGGTGTTTTCCCTGCCTGAGATTCCGCGGGTAGTGATTATTAAGACGGGCAGTCCGGTGGTGTCTT contains the following coding sequences:
- a CDS encoding VWA domain-containing protein; protein product: MFAFAHPWIFTLLPVPWLVRYFLPARESTGVAVRVPFGERLTAVMRNQAPVTAAVRQSRQLVVPALIWGLVLCGLARPQWIEPPVVKEEPTRDLLLLVDLSSSMDEKDFVNPAGKAITRLEAVKEVLGDFLVRRKGDRVGLVVFGSAPYLQAPFSTDLSLVRTLLDECQVGMAGPQTAFGDAIGLGVNLFQESKVPAKTIIALTDGNDTKSQVPPVEAARIAAQRDIRIHTVAIGDPTTAGEDKLDQETLKEVARVAHGSYFFAGDRKQLEQIYQELDQIETREVKTISRRPRRDLYYYFLLAALFLSFLEKTLVVLRARKELSLKQTTAEVRVNPTSGQLEVVS
- a CDS encoding tetratricopeptide repeat protein; translated protein: MRVSLVLIVALSWTGWWLTPDQRGQRLFRDKQYRQAAEAFTDPEWQGAAWYRAGEFEQAAQAFARGSSPDARFNAGNAWMLLGKYEQAIAEYERALKLRPGWKAAEENRALAEARAKLRETKGGDLGDQQEGADEVVFDLNKERGGQDTQIAGEQAASDNAVQAIWLRRVQTNPADFLRSKFAYQSALQQEGAAE
- a CDS encoding DUF4381 domain-containing protein, with the translated sequence MKNDATSLDRMHDIVLPDAIPWWPPAPGWYVVLAALGGLVLYLSYRGWRHWEANRYRRLALQELEQAHSILEVSELLRRTALMMVPRGEIAAQTGAAWPGWLAAHAPVAMDEQISRQLTVGIYDGSPGEIEGLKQYAASWIQQHRLPELQQRESR
- a CDS encoding VWA domain-containing protein; translated protein: MMEALSQLHFIRPGWLWLLPLVGGLWWLWRRHTTPLRGWREQIAPELLQAMTVRNTTRGDYSALLLLVGWLLAVIAIAGPTWKQEPNPFADDAAPLMILLKADKSMDQPDPLPSAIERARLKVDDLVRIRQGQPVGLIAYAGSAHLVLPPTRDTTIVAEMAAQISSEIMPEPGDRLDLALQKADEILKGGEAGGTVLVIADSVTDDVSLLQKPQQKSGAFPIQFLALRNDASLQRAAEAVQASLVELTPDDADVIAIAKAAERKSVVGVAGEDQRWEEMGYWLVPFLAVIVAAGFRREKQFNGREVQ